In the genome of Zootoca vivipara chromosome 6, rZooViv1.1, whole genome shotgun sequence, the window GTGATGGACTGTCTGTTGGACTTCCTCCCGGAAGGGGTAAACAAAGATAAGATCACTCCCATGACGCTAAAGGAGGCCTATGTGCAGAAGCTAGTGAAAGTGTGCAATGAAACAGACCGCTGGAGCCTTATTTCACTTTCAAACAACAGTGGGAAGAATGTGGAGCTCAAATTTGTAGACACTCTCCGGCGGCAGTTTGAGTTCAGTGTAGATTCTTTCCAGATAATATTGGACTCACTGTTGCTTTTTGGAGAGTGCTCAGAGAACCCGATGTCTGCAAACTTCCACCCTACAGTCACCGGGGAGAGCATGTACGGGGACTTTGAGGAGGCACTGGACCACCTGAGGAACCGGATCATTGCCACCAGGAATCCGGAGGAGATCAGAGGTGGTGGGCTTCTGAAGTACTGCAACCTCCTGGTGAGGGGATTTAAGCCCAGATCGGAAGTAGACATGAAGGCGCTACAGAGATACATGTGCTCCAGGTTTTTTATAGACTTTCCTGACATTGGGGAGCAGCAGCGGAAGCTGGAGTCTTACCTTCAGAGCCACTTTGTTGGGATGGAGAGCAAGCGGTACGATTGCCTGATGACCCTTCACAGGGTGGTGAATGAGAGTACGGTGTGCCTGATGGGACACGAGAGGAGGCAGACCCTGAACCTCATTGCCATGTTGGCTGTGAGGGTCCTGGCTGAGCAGAACATAATTCCGACTGTCACGAACGTGACCTGCTATTATCAGCCAGCCCCTTACGCCAGCGAAGTAAACGTAAACTACTATGTAACCCACATGcagcctctgctgccttgcagtcACTCCTATCCAACTTGGCTTCCCTGCAACTAACCACTGACACCGCTCCAGTCCTTGTTCTCTGGGAAGCAGAGGCTGTACAATTCAGAA includes:
- the TENT5B gene encoding terminal nucleotidyltransferase 5B, with the translated sequence MRAAGSAAAVTGAGPSGVAASSEKQPPSSGRDGRFSVLGWEQVKRLDHILEEAVPIHGRGNFPTLSVRPRRIVQVVRSRLEKQGIAVHNVRLNGSAASHVLHQDSGLGYKDLDLIFGVDLKSEDVFQLVKDVVMDCLLDFLPEGVNKDKITPMTLKEAYVQKLVKVCNETDRWSLISLSNNSGKNVELKFVDTLRRQFEFSVDSFQIILDSLLLFGECSENPMSANFHPTVTGESMYGDFEEALDHLRNRIIATRNPEEIRGGGLLKYCNLLVRGFKPRSEVDMKALQRYMCSRFFIDFPDIGEQQRKLESYLQSHFVGMESKRYDCLMTLHRVVNESTVCLMGHERRQTLNLIAMLAVRVLAEQNIIPTVTNVTCYYQPAPYASEVNVNYYVTHMQPLLPCSHSYPTWLPCN